The genomic DNA CCCGCCGAACCCGGCCGAGCTGCTGGGCTCGAACCGGATGCGGGACCTGATCAAGGAGGTGGGCCGGAAGTTCGACCGGATCATCATCGATTCCCCGCCGCTGGTCCCCGTGACGGACGCCACGCTGCTTTCGACCCTGTGCGACGGCGTGGTGCTGGTGGTGAAGGAATCCCGGACCACGAAGCTTCTGGCGACGGAGGCCCGGAAGCGTCTGGCCGACGCCAAGGCGAGGCTTCTGGGCGTCGTGTTCAACGACGTGGACCTGAAAAAGGACACCTACCGCTACTATCCCTATCAATCGTATTACGGGAAAGAAGATAAAAAGAAAGTAAGGAGTAAGAGGTAAGGAGTTATGATCGACCTCCATTGCCACATCCTGCCCGGCCTCGACGACGGGCCCCGGACGAGGGACGAGGCGCTGGCGATGGCCCGCATGGCGGCGGCGGACGGGATCGACACACTCGTGGCCTCGTCCCACATCACGCCGGGCGTTTACGATAACACGCCGGAGGGGATCGTCGCGGCCGCGGAGGCCTTCGGGGCCCGCCTCCGGCGGGAGGGGATTCCGCTCCGGATCATTCCGGGCGCGGATGTCCGGATGACGCCGGAGCTGCTGGACGGGGACGGCCGCCGTCTTTGCATCAACCGGGACACGCCGTATTTCCTGTTCGAGTTCCCGCACGACCTCGTCCCGCCCGGCAGCGAAGGGCTGGTGGAGGCCCTTCTCGGGAAGGGGTTGGTTCCCGTGATCACCCATCCGGAGCGCAACATGGAGTTCCAGCGACGGCCGGAAAAACTGGAGCCCTTTGTCAGGCTGGGTTGTCTGGTCCAGATCACCGCGATGAGCCTCACCGGCGGGTTCGGGCCGCGGGCGCAGTCCGTCGCGGAGCGGTTTATGAGGGAGGGCCGGGCGCATCTGATCGCGACCGACGCCCACGACACCGTGAAGCGGCCCCCGGTCCTTTCGCGCGCGCTCGAACGGGCCGAGGCCTTGGTGGGCGTCGAGGCCGCGCGGGCGATGGTTTTTGAGACCCCGGAGAAAATTGTAAGGGGAGAGGAAGTGAGGAGTTAAGACGCAAGGAGTGAGTAGTAAGGAATGAGGGGGAAAGACGGCATTGCGCATACGCTCTCCTAACTCCTTACTCTTTACTCCTAACTTCTCCCAAGCGAATATCCCCATGTTACTCGTCATCCAAACAGGCCTGATCGCACTCCTCCTCTTCGCCCCGCTGGCCTTCGGCTCGGTCGAGGTCTGGGCCCGGTCGGTTCTGGAGTGGGGCGTCTTCGGACTGGCCGGGCTGTGGCTGATCCGTTTCGGCTTCGCCCGGGAAGCGCCGCCCAAACTCCCGGGGCCGGTCTGGCTCATGCTCTCGGTCTTCGCCGGCTACGTCCTCATCCGGCAGGCCGCCGCGACCTCGCTTTATCCGCGCGGCACGCGCGACGCGCTGGCCCTCGCGACCGCCTACGCGTTGCTCTTCGCGCTCGTCGTCTCGACCGTCCGGACCGAGGCCGAGATCCGCCGGCTCACCCTGTCCCTCATCGTGATCGGCTTCGGCGTCGCCCTGTTCGCCATTCTCCAGCAGTATACCTGGAACGGAAAGATCTACGGACTCCGGCCCGTGACGGCGGGCGGGTCGCCCACCGGCCCCTTCGTCAACCGGAACCATTTCGCGGGCTACATGGAGATGCTGATCCCGGTGGCGATCGGGTACACGGCGGCCTCGTTCGCGGAGGCGCCGGCGCGGGGCGGCACGGCCTGGCGGCGCTTCGTCGACCGGCTCACCTCCGAGCGGGCCCATCAGTTTGCGCTGCTGCTGTTCATGACGCTGGTGATGTCGGTCTCCCTCGTCCTGACCCTGTCCCGCGCCGGGATCGTGAGCTTCGTGACGGCCCTGGCCCTGATCGGGGCGGTCTTCGTGTGGGGCCGGACCACGAAGCGCCGGGTCCTGTTGCCGGGCGCGCTGGCCGCGCTGGTCCTGATCTCCCTCGCCTGGTTCGGGCTGGGGCCGGTGATCGACCGGGTCAACACGCTGCTCCATCTTCCCGGGGATCCGTCGATGCGGGGGCGGATCGCGGTCTGGAAGGACGCGACAAGGATCATGGCCGACTATCCGATCATGGGATCGGGCCCCGGAACCTTCGGGGCGGTCTACCCGGCCTACAAGACGGTTCCCGATCCGGTCTTCTACGAGCACGCGCACAACGACTACGTCCAGTGGATGGCCGAGACGGGGATCGTCGGATTCGGCCTGGGCGCCGGAGCGCTCGGGATCCTGTTCGGCTTCATTCTCGCCGGCGGGCGGGCGCGGCGCAATCCCCGGGCAAAGGTACTGCTCCTGGGTGTCGTGACCGGCCTTGCGGCGATCCTGATCCACGGCCTGAACGATTTTAATTTTCATATTCCGGCCAACGCCTTCCTGTTCACGGTCCTGACGGGGATGGCCTGGAACCTCGCGCGGCCGGATCGATCGGACGCGCCGGACAGGCCGGCGGCCGGCCCCTGGCGTCCGGCGGCCGCCGTCGCGGGCCTGGCCGTCGTCGTGTGGCTGCTGTATCAGACCACGTCCGCGTTTGCGGCCGACCGGTATTACCGCTGCGGGCTGGAGCTTGAAAAGGCGGGAAAGCTCGATCGGGCCGAGGAGGAATACCGCCGTGCAATCGGTTGGGACCCGGCCCATCCGCAATACCATATGGCATTGGGCGGGCTGGACGAACGACGCTACAAACAGGGGGACGCGACGGCGCTGGCCCCGGCACGGTCCGAGATGGAACGGGCCGCCGCCCTGGCCCCGACGCTGGCCGCGCCGCATCTCGATCTGGGCTGGATCCACGCGCAGCTCGGGGAGACCTCCGAGGCGACGGAGGAGTTCGGCCGCGTACTGAAGCTGGACCCGACGAACCCCCTCTATCAGCATTACGTCGGCCTTTGGTTCGCCGCGACCGGACAGACCGACCGCGCCCTTTCGCTCGCGCAACGGCTTCGGGAGAACCGGCAGGATAAGTTGGCGGCGGAGATCGAGGAGCGGTTGAAGAAGACGTAATGAATGAGGCCAAACAAGCGACCTTTTTTGAGATGGCCCCTGTTGATTGGAAAAATGAAGTGTCGATGAACGAAATTAAAAACATTGTTAAAAAAATCTTTGGACGAAATTCATCTCCGAAGGACGCGTTTCTTTCTTACCATTACCAGCGCCACAACCAGAGACGGCTTGAGCATCTTGCCAGTCTGGGATTGGATCTGCACGGCGCCACGGTATTGGAGGTCGGGGCCGGAATTGGGGATCATACGAGCTTTTTTATAGACAGGGGCTGTAAAGTTGTTAGTACTGAAGCACGCAAGAGTAATCTCGACATACTCCGTTCCCGATATCCAGATATCGAAGTGAGGCATTTGGATTGCGACAATCCCGACCCCGATTTCAATGATCGTTTTGATATCGTGTACTGCTATGGTTTGCTTTATCATCTCAGAAAACCGGCCGAGGCGATTGATTTTATGTCGCGTCGCTGCAAAAAAATGCTTTTGCTTGAGACCTGTGTCTCGATGGGTGATGGAGATTCGATCAATCTTTGCGCTGAAGATGCAGATAATCCGACGCAGGCGATATCCGGAAAGGGGTGCCGGCCAACCCGGTACTGGGTCTACACGCAACTCAAGAAACACTTTGAGCATGTATACCTGCCGACGACGCAGCCCAACCATGAAGAGTTTCCCGTCGATTGGAGAGTTTCCCCCGGTCCGAATAGGTTAACGCGGGCGGTGTTCGTGGCATCGAGACACAAATTGGACAACAAATTCTTAATACAAGAAATTCCAATGCAACAAGCACGTGAATGATGAGGAGAGTGGATGCTTGACTCATGAATGACCTGAGCCCGGACAGACAAAAGCTGATGAGGCAATTAAATAATGCCTCTCGGTTTACAAAAAGGAAGCGTATCGCGCGCCTGGCCAGGCATCCTTGGAGAATGCTGTATCCGAAGTTGTTAGAGATCGGCCGAAGACCCAAGGAAATTAGATCTCGAACCTTTTGGGGAGGTGAGATGAATGTAATTTACCCCGAGACGGTGTCGATGAATATCTGGCGATACGGCTACTTCGAGGAGGCCGTGTGCCTCTATATAATAAATCATCTTAAAGAGGGAATGACTTTTATCGATATAGGAGCCCATTTTGGTTTTTTTACCCTTCTTGGGAGTCATCTTGTCGGCCCCAAAGGAAGGGTCCTGGCCTTTGAGCCGACCCCAAGCACCTGTCGGCAGTTACAAAAAAATATTGCCAATTATTCCGAGCACCCCAATATTCAAATTTTTAACTGCGCCGCATACAATGAAGAGCGTGAAATAAAATTTTATGACTATGGGATCCAATATTCGGCGTTAAACTCTGGTTTTGGGATCAGAAGAAAAGACGCGGCCGCATTTGCCAAAAATGAAATTAAGGTCGAAGCCAGGAAGCTGGATAATATCCTGAAGGAGGGCGGAATCGATCATGTGGATCTCATAAAAATCGATGCGGAATCATCCGAGATCCATGTGTTGAAGGGAATGGCGGAAACGTTAAATGGCAGCAGGCCCGCCCTCATCCTGGAGGTCGGGGATTTTGAAATCGAGGGCGTTCCGAGGTCGAAGGAAATTGTGGCCTGGCTGCAGGGGATGGGTTATTCCCCTTACCAGGTGCGGGAAGGAAAAACGGTCCCGCACGAGGTTATGGAAAACTACGAATACGACAATCTCTTATTTTTGCCAAACAATCGCTTAAGCCATTAAAATGCAGAGCCGCCGAATACTCATAAACGCAATGATGTCCGTGGCGCAGGTTATACTGATCACGGCCGTCCAATTCATTCTTTACCGGCTTTTGCTTAAGACCATCGGGATCGAAAGGTTGGGGATCTGGTCTGTCGTGCTCGCCACGACCTCCGTGGCCCAGATTGCCAACCTGGGTTTATCGGCCGGCGTTGTCAAGTTCGTCGCCAAGTATCTCGCCCGCGGGGAGGAAGAAACCGTGGTCGCGGTGATACAAACAACGGTTATTTCGCTCGGCCTCTTTTTCGCTTTGATTCTGGTCGTCGTCTATTCGGTGATCGGCATGCTGTTGGGCCTCGTCGTTCCGACGGCCCACCTTAAGGAAGCGCTTTCGATCGTTCCGTTCGCCTTGCTGTCGTTGTGGATCACGGTGCTTGCCGGCGTCTATCAGGCCGGGCTCGACGGTTACCAGCGCATCGATCTCCGAAGCAAGCTGCTCATGTCCGTTTCGGTCGTCAACCTCATCGTATGCTATGTCCTGGTTCCCAAGTTCGGATTAATGGGTCTGGCGTACGCGCAAGTGGCGCAATCCGGCCTTTTATTGATCGGAAGCGGCCTCGTTCTTAAACGCCGACTTCCGGTATTGCCGCTCATCCCCAGTCGTTGGAATCGTGAAGTATTCAGGGAAATGCTCGGTTACGGATTGAACTTTCAGGTCATAACAATCAGCCAGATGCTCTGCGACCCGATTACCAAGTCGCTTCTTTCGAAATTCGGCGGGCTTTCGATGACAGGTTTTTATGAGATGGCCGGCCGGATGGTCATGCAG from Nitrospiria bacterium includes the following:
- a CDS encoding CpsB/CapC family capsule biosynthesis tyrosine phosphatase, coding for MIDLHCHILPGLDDGPRTRDEALAMARMAAADGIDTLVASSHITPGVYDNTPEGIVAAAEAFGARLRREGIPLRIIPGADVRMTPELLDGDGRRLCINRDTPYFLFEFPHDLVPPGSEGLVEALLGKGLVPVITHPERNMEFQRRPEKLEPFVRLGCLVQITAMSLTGGFGPRAQSVAERFMREGRAHLIATDAHDTVKRPPVLSRALERAEALVGVEAARAMVFETPEKIVRGEEVRS
- a CDS encoding O-antigen ligase family protein, coding for MLLVIQTGLIALLLFAPLAFGSVEVWARSVLEWGVFGLAGLWLIRFGFAREAPPKLPGPVWLMLSVFAGYVLIRQAAATSLYPRGTRDALALATAYALLFALVVSTVRTEAEIRRLTLSLIVIGFGVALFAILQQYTWNGKIYGLRPVTAGGSPTGPFVNRNHFAGYMEMLIPVAIGYTAASFAEAPARGGTAWRRFVDRLTSERAHQFALLLFMTLVMSVSLVLTLSRAGIVSFVTALALIGAVFVWGRTTKRRVLLPGALAALVLISLAWFGLGPVIDRVNTLLHLPGDPSMRGRIAVWKDATRIMADYPIMGSGPGTFGAVYPAYKTVPDPVFYEHAHNDYVQWMAETGIVGFGLGAGALGILFGFILAGGRARRNPRAKVLLLGVVTGLAAILIHGLNDFNFHIPANAFLFTVLTGMAWNLARPDRSDAPDRPAAGPWRPAAAVAGLAVVVWLLYQTTSAFAADRYYRCGLELEKAGKLDRAEEEYRRAIGWDPAHPQYHMALGGLDERRYKQGDATALAPARSEMERAAALAPTLAAPHLDLGWIHAQLGETSEATEEFGRVLKLDPTNPLYQHYVGLWFAATGQTDRALSLAQRLRENRQDKLAAEIEERLKKT
- a CDS encoding class I SAM-dependent methyltransferase, translating into MNEAKQATFFEMAPVDWKNEVSMNEIKNIVKKIFGRNSSPKDAFLSYHYQRHNQRRLEHLASLGLDLHGATVLEVGAGIGDHTSFFIDRGCKVVSTEARKSNLDILRSRYPDIEVRHLDCDNPDPDFNDRFDIVYCYGLLYHLRKPAEAIDFMSRRCKKMLLLETCVSMGDGDSINLCAEDADNPTQAISGKGCRPTRYWVYTQLKKHFEHVYLPTTQPNHEEFPVDWRVSPGPNRLTRAVFVASRHKLDNKFLIQEIPMQQARE
- a CDS encoding FkbM family methyltransferase, yielding MNVIYPETVSMNIWRYGYFEEAVCLYIINHLKEGMTFIDIGAHFGFFTLLGSHLVGPKGRVLAFEPTPSTCRQLQKNIANYSEHPNIQIFNCAAYNEEREIKFYDYGIQYSALNSGFGIRRKDAAAFAKNEIKVEARKLDNILKEGGIDHVDLIKIDAESSEIHVLKGMAETLNGSRPALILEVGDFEIEGVPRSKEIVAWLQGMGYSPYQVREGKTVPHEVMENYEYDNLLFLPNNRLSH
- a CDS encoding oligosaccharide flippase family protein, whose amino-acid sequence is MSVAQVILITAVQFILYRLLLKTIGIERLGIWSVVLATTSVAQIANLGLSAGVVKFVAKYLARGEEETVVAVIQTTVISLGLFFALILVVVYSVIGMLLGLVVPTAHLKEALSIVPFALLSLWITVLAGVYQAGLDGYQRIDLRSKLLMSVSVVNLIVCYVLVPKFGLMGLAYAQVAQSGLLLIGSGLVLKRRLPVLPLIPSRWNREVFREMLGYGLNFQVITISQMLCDPITKSLLSKFGGLSMTGFYEMAGRMVMQVRAMIVSANQVLTPAFADLEVRNPEMIRKLYKDSFRLILYVAVPSYAALIAFIPILSELWIGHYEKVFILFSVLLAAGSFVNTLAGPAYFVNLGTGELRWNTWAHVIIGVSNLALGWFFGGILGGKAVVIAWVISLTAGSLVIPFSYHYKNKIPVVDLVSKENGRILLASLLGLFFSLLFYNQMNHRLAPLVLAALCVFFFSAILVVPIWLHPMRKRSMAWIADEFLQVRKVMAEK